A portion of the Streptomyces sp. YPW6 genome contains these proteins:
- a CDS encoding GNAT family N-acetyltransferase — MGMSVTISAATAQDVEQIFRLQYLCFQREAELYDNYRIAPLVQSLDSLRAEVADDLVLVARLGDEVVGAVRGFTDADGAGLIGKLCVHPRLQGHGLGARLLLAAESALAAERSATRFRLHSGHRSETNLRLYRKAGYAQVGAVTGADGVQMVLLEKDAAERDFVASA; from the coding sequence ATGGGCATGAGCGTGACCATCTCGGCGGCGACGGCACAGGACGTCGAGCAGATCTTCAGACTTCAGTACCTCTGCTTCCAGCGCGAGGCCGAGCTGTACGACAACTACCGGATCGCCCCGCTCGTCCAGAGCCTCGACTCACTGCGCGCCGAAGTCGCCGACGACCTGGTGCTCGTGGCCCGTCTCGGGGACGAAGTCGTCGGCGCGGTCCGGGGGTTCACCGACGCCGACGGCGCGGGCCTGATCGGGAAGCTCTGCGTCCACCCCCGGCTCCAGGGGCACGGTCTCGGCGCCCGGCTGCTGCTGGCCGCCGAGTCGGCACTCGCCGCCGAGCGGTCGGCGACCCGCTTCCGGCTGCACAGCGGCCACCGCAGCGAGACCAATCTGCGGCTCTACCGGAAGGCCGGATACGCCCAGGTCGGGGCCGTCACGGGAGCCGACGGCGTACAGATGGTCCTGCTGGAGAAGGACGCCGCCGAGCGGGACTTCGTGGCCAGC
- a CDS encoding sigma-70 family RNA polymerase sigma factor — MTPLDQDPGPAASAVLVVRALQPLVRAEARAEAPAAGVDPADLEQGVWVRLLERRAAAGPPADPARWVRDTVRSEARRARRTARRERPYAGAEPAAGPADCPERAALGAAERRALRSAMARLPGRCPRLLEALLDPGDPTYREIAGELGMSQGSLGPIRSRCLGCLRRMLAAEVVAPSVRG, encoded by the coding sequence ATGACGCCTCTCGACCAAGACCCCGGCCCGGCCGCCTCCGCCGTCCTCGTCGTCCGCGCCCTGCAACCCCTGGTGCGCGCGGAGGCGAGGGCCGAGGCGCCGGCCGCCGGGGTCGATCCCGCCGACCTCGAACAGGGCGTCTGGGTCCGGCTCCTGGAGCGCCGGGCCGCCGCCGGGCCGCCCGCCGACCCCGCCCGCTGGGTCCGCGACACCGTACGGTCCGAGGCCCGCCGCGCCCGCCGCACGGCCCGGCGGGAACGCCCGTACGCCGGAGCGGAACCCGCCGCCGGGCCGGCCGACTGCCCGGAACGCGCCGCGCTCGGGGCGGCCGAACGCCGGGCCCTGCGCTCCGCGATGGCCCGGCTGCCGGGACGCTGCCCCCGGCTGCTGGAGGCGTTACTCGACCCCGGCGACCCGACCTACCGGGAAATCGCAGGGGAGTTGGGTATGTCACAGGGGAGTTTGGGTCCGATCCGTTCCCGTTGCCTTGGATGTCTGCGCAGAATGCTGGCTGCGGAGGTTGTCGCCCCATCCGTGCGGGGATAG